In Chrysoperla carnea chromosome 2, inChrCarn1.1, whole genome shotgun sequence, the following proteins share a genomic window:
- the LOC123293265 gene encoding vesicle-associated membrane protein 7 encodes MAILYSVVARGTTILTKYASCAGNFAEVTEQILKKIPPENDRLTYSHGSYLFHYVCEDRIIYLCITDDEFERSRAFLFLNEIKRRFKSSFGNSAQTAIAYSMNNEFARVLANEMKHYSESKDLDTISRVHGELDELKDIMVKNIENVSMRGERLELLVNKTDNLSADSVTFRKTSRNLARSMFWKNVKIYVILAVIVFFIIYFILSMACGGFFLETCFGSN; translated from the exons ATGGCTATATTGTATAGTGTAGTAGCTCGTGGCACAACAATTCTTACAAAATATGCGTCTTGTGCGGGCAATTTTGCTGAAGTTactgaacaaattttgaaaaaaataccaccTGAAAATGATCGACTCACATATTCACATGGCagctatttatttcattatgttTGTGAAGatcgtattatttatttatgtatcacAGACGAT gaATTTGAACGCTCTCGAGCATTTTTGTTCTTGAATGAAATCAAACGACGCTTTAAGTCATCATTTGGTAATAGTGCTCAAACAGCTATTGCATATTCCATGAACAATGAATTTGCGCGTGTATTGGCAAATGAAATGAAACATTATTCAGAATCAAAAGATTTGGATACCATATCAAGAGTTCATGGTGAACTTGATGAATTGAAAGATattatggttaaaaatattg aaaatgtatCAATGCGAGGTGAACGTTTGGAATTACTTGTTAATAAGACTGATAATTTGAGTGCAGAT tcgGTTACGTTCAGGAAAACAAGTCGTAATCTTGCCAGATCtatgttttggaaaaatgtgaaaatttatgttattttggctgttattgtattttttatcatctattttatattatccaTGGCATGCGGAGGTTTCTTTTTGGAAACTTGTTTTGGAAGCAATTAA